From a region of the Drosophila ananassae strain 14024-0371.13 chromosome XL, ASM1763931v2, whole genome shotgun sequence genome:
- the LOC6504625 gene encoding uncharacterized protein LOC6504625 isoform X13 encodes MPTMTRMHRHSSSSAVVEENRGRRRGGPGSGDANKENFGVHFMSSPFGNASLIALQDLSNVHGKSPQRRSFSEGSGPRQATPQLAALRSCLPRSGVGVGGGAALEDSQLSSSRMGDTTLDRMLDAIIESARKEVRYKPNVVAATTAAATTTSTTTLLPENAEWSETSVHEMEVRTPTHLKRQRVVRRKNPHKTTGPTGGHRTTSSTSTTITATEALQKLEHIPSTKRCLSFSSSSNSSDLEVEEEEEEDQQVAKRGSLATPPSHSTTTSSNSSSSGNTTGSGATDFGEATPRGSIDLSIFYDAKEQKLNVHVIRCRDLQRSHGGNGGSINAYVKVALSGGSGYGYGSGSGSGSGSSGQRDQRTAVHRHSSRPYFDQRFSFPISGGDFKDNDWAEQSLQLAVWHRDRHLKRSEFLGCSTFPLSELLQPHAGTTAGSYKLQAQGCPPSHRQSRENQHHQNHQSHHTNQNASVSASTTNPGENPAKAGGEERENSTEMAAITATPQKAAATAGTGTGSISVSGSTAAALTLNDEVISISIDGDPNQQAGQQPMRLSKKALHQRDADENLFLRFLELDPPADGNANSTTVGASGDKTANSSSNAKANESNANHLNGSASRRQSTMPNSTTGTGGGGSGSGRQTGRTPFTMTKRLTRTEERGFGFSIVWTHPPRVEKVEAGLSADRCGILPGDYVIFVDMHNVVTMPEADVLNLIRSQGSALTLEIFRRSGAGATTISTAATATAIAAAPTKKIYGLDAGIGIGIGVEDPLITTSLSTTSTAHPQGVVSLQRSASSRVQTAAISRPATACSGTTSSIEAAKRRLHLPQVTFSKESIVPITDNRRRFLLQLISREQNFTAALHFGLQRFVQPLVERKDLISPNDHRTLFQNIDELLRIAEDILEQLCSSEQQDQDQPQMNFASRVYLSKTTAICAAYKKYCNGIKRADCVLVNKSRQTGSEFIAFITEPAVPRKRPDLTMFIHRPLQHFREILKLMQLLAGNCHVDTEEHKNFSTVIAELQAAYREITVSSGLMEPLGEGRPLLTLQDLESRMVFTKCKPFTLAVQGRQWIFGGDLSRVEGRSVKPYWTLLFSDIIVFAKVSRDRVLFITEEPIPIANVVDSCFHMRKKTTEFRLTVDPNGRLAESPTGYCAPDLTRTPKRGARRKSLILRAPSLELKAVWQNLLQRQIFLVNAALGSTPLSSPLDSPDVLNTLVPLSDIGLTSASMGSMKLPSLDSIHLKQQQKQQRSNNSHTAATDRSVDRSHGHSHSGHSGHAVEQIELLIDEKCRILNKTGTPKSSALHLANWMKGQLDKQQQQARLAAIARSQENVSAEDEQLIFNSDSEQDERITYWTRQQLEKRTKELNLAKENGGLSAKPNFGGKRLSGVEELSMSATSDIYSTTSEAEGVTSQISQSHSTTSDSQITVRSSPIVLDKLAVCRHCHKNCQQSGGGAVRPGGVNTSSSTPVLLCNSLKVQHSQSSPNRCCKAAGENGVEKRSETRTGTRTGTETGTGSMTSMSSSTITGEFSSKVVASSSRRETGDTESDVAQLITDEISISQSEATDDSVGAIPNSSSSAGDSKLRHLEQNTVTATTASPSLPNGHCSGGTGGSPKPLPPPRRTRIVAQMCQEPARPKANQQVKAIVTITETARIMRSSPTKGSSSVGGSPAKYSACHCRCQPEDFTNAQLSPDKMEHQTCKLLESPKQTATTMKQQQEKQEDEQLSLMLIGLAQFAPAAKLCGQDRMAKEEKSLSSSTPTIAVVPPTPDAVLTKTTTHVWDNSGCSSNGTGTATTSTATTTTKQPRQAIIENIPEDSCDESPLDEEPPYRPMSSALRRFGTMSSLEKLPSDDRMDEADELDDDLEPYTSNGHGSPPQNDEDDEEEARSDKALVQNDLGGASSSSGILVNGDVLASGAWTNRAGAFVSDKMSFFEESRAFIDKYLGRWNAGEAQQQTQQQSHHQPGTASETDEQMDECTSGATSGEEVWGTPTSGGDNDDQDMQLINSENTHSSPTKSSTSLNDDDDTELMMDELLMAPPMTASTIRGLLPRGKQRPMATT; translated from the exons ATGCCAACCATGACGAGAATGCATCGCCACTCCAGCTCCAGTGCCGTGGTGGAGGAGAATCGCGGTAGGAGAAGAGGCGGCCCTGGATCTGGCGACGCCAACAAGGAGAACTTTGGCGTCCATTTCATGAGCAGTCCTTTCGGCAACGCCAGCCTGATTGCCCTCCAGGATCTGAGCAATGTCCACGGCAAGAGCCCGCAGCGGAGGAGCTTCAGCGAAGGCAGTGGTCCCCGCCAGGCCACGCCCCAATTGGCGGCACTGAGGAGCTGCCTGCCCCGCAGCGGTGTCGGTGTTGGTGGGGGCGCCGCTCTGGAGGACTCGCAGCTCTCGTCCTCGCGAATGGGCGACACCACCCTGGACCGTATGCTGGATGCCATTATCGAATCAGCCCGGAAGGAGGTGCGCTACAAGCCAAATGTGGTTGCCGCGACAACCGCAGCTGcaaccaccaccagcaccaccactcTTCTCCCTGAGAACGCCGAATGGAGTGAGACCAGTGTCCACGAGATGGAAGTCCGCACTCCCACCCACTTGAAGCGTCAGCGGGTGGTGCGGCGCAAGAATCCCCACAAGACCACCGGCCCCACCGGGGGGCATCGCACCACCAGCTCTACCAGCACCACCATCACCGCCACCGAGGCTCTCCAGAAACTAGAGCACATTCCCAGCACGAAGCGGTGCCTGAGCTTCTCTTCCAGCTCGAACTCCAGCGACCTGGAagtcgaggaggaggaggaggaggaccagcAGGTGGCCAAGAGGGGATCCCTGGCCACGCCCCCCTCCCACAGCACCACCacgagcagcaacagcagcagctctGGCAACACCACAGGCAGTGGGGCAACTGATTTCGGAGAAGCCACTCCGCGGGGCAGCATCGATCTGAGCATTTTTTACGACGCCAAGGAGCAGAAGCTGAATGTTCATG TGATTCGGTGTCGGGACTTGCAACGTTCTCATGGCGGCAACGGTGGCAGCATCAATGCCTACGTCAAGGTGGCTCTGTCCGGTGGATccggatacggatacggatcCGGTTCGGGTTCCGGCTCCGGATCGAGTGGCCAGCGAGACCAGCGCACCGCCGTCCACCGGCACTCGAGTCGTCCCTACTTCGACCAGCGGTTCAGTTTCCCGATTTCCGGTGGCGATTTCAAGGATAACGACTGGGCGGAGCAGAGCCTCCAGCTGGCAGTGTGGCACCGAGATCGCCATTTAAA ACGCAGCGAGTTCCTGGGCTGCAGCACTTTTCCTTTGAGCGAACTACTGCAGCCGCACGCCGGCACCACGGCCGGTTCCTACAAGCTGCAGGCGCAGGGATGTCCGCCTAGCCACCGCCAGAGTCGCGAGAACCAGCACCACCAGAATCATCAGAGTCACCACACCAATCAGAACGCATCCGTATCCGCGTCCACCACCAATCCCGGTGAGAATCCGGCGAAGGCAGGAGGAGAGGAGCGAGAGAATAGCACGGAAATGGCTGCCATTACAGCAACGCCACAGAAGGCAGCGGCAACCGCCGGAACTGGCACTGGATCTATATCCGTTTCGGGATCAACTGCCGCCGCCCTGACCCTCAACGACGAGGtgatcagcatcagcatcgaCGGAGATCCCAACCAGCAGGCCGGCCAGCAACCGATGCGGCTCAGCAAGAAGGCCCTCCACCAGCGCGACGCCGACGAGAATCTCTTCCTGAGATTCCTGGAACTGGATCCGCCGGCGGACGGGAATGCCAACAGTACGACTGTGGGCGCTTCCGGCGACAAGACGGCCAACTCGTCCTCGAACGCCAAGGCCAATGAGAGCAATGCCAACCACTTGAACGGCTCCGCCAGTCGAAGACAGTCCACCATGCCGAACAGCACCACTGGCACCGGAGGAGGAGGCAGTGGCTCTGGAAGGCAAACCGGAAGAACACCCTTTACGATGACCAAGCGACTGACCAGAACCGAGGAGCGAGGCTTCGGGTTCTCGATTGTTTGGACCCATCCGCCCCGGGTGGAGAAAGTGGAGGCGGGCCTATCGGCGGACAGGTGCGGCATCCTGCCCGGCGACTATGTGATCTTTGTGGACATGCACAATGTGGTCACGATGCCCGAGGCTGATGTTCTGAACTTGATACGATCGCAGGGCTCGGCCTTGACGTTGGAGATTTTCAGAAGGTCAGGCGCGGGCGCCACCACAATCTCGACggccgccaccgccaccgccatcGCCGCCGCACCCACGAAGAAGATCTACGGCCTGGATGCCGGCATCGGTATTGGCATCGGTGTGGAGGACCCACTAATAACCACCAGCCTGAGTACCACCAGCACCGCTCATCCCCAGGGCGTTGTGAGCCTGCAGAGGAGTGCCAGTTCGAGGGTCCAGACGGCGGCCATCAGTCGTCCGGCCACCGCCTGCTCCGGCACCACGTCCTCCATCGAGGCCGCCAAGCGGCGGCTCCACCTGCCCCAGGTCACCTTCAGCAAGGAG TCCATTGTGCCTATCACGGACAATCGGAGGCGGTTCCTGCTTCAGCTGATCAGCCGGGAGCAGAACTTCACGGCCGCCCTGCACTTTGGCCTCCAGCGCTTCGTCCAGCCGTTGGTGGAGCGCAAGGACCTCATATCGCCGAACGACCACCGCACCCTGTTCCAGAACATTGACGAACTCCTGCGCATCGCCGAGGATATCCTGGAGCAGCTGTGCAGCAGCGAGCAGCAGGACCAGGATCAGCCGCAGATGAACTTCGCCTCGAGAGTGTACCTCTCGAAGACCACTGCGATCTGCGCCGCCTACAAGAAGTACTGCAACGGCATCAAGCGGGCGGACTGTGTCCTGGTGAACAAGTCCCGGCAGACGGGCTCCGAGTTCATTGCCTTCATCACGGAGCCGGCGGTGCCCCGGAAGAGGCCCGATCTCACCATGTTCATCCACCGGCCGCTGCAGCACTTCCGGGAGATCCTCAAGCTGATGCAGCTCCTGGCCGGTAACTGTCACGTGGACACCGAGGAGCACAAGAACTTCAGCACGGTGATCGCCGAACTCCAGGCCGCCTACCGAGAGATCACTGTAAGCAGCGGTCTCATGGAGCCCCTGGGCGAGGGCCGACCGCTCCTTACACTGCAGGACCTGGAGTCGCGAATGGTCTTCACCAAGTGCAAGCCCTTCACGCTGGCCGTGCAGGGCCGCCAGTGGATCTTCGGCGGAGACCTGTCCCGCGTCGAGGGCCGATCGGTGAAGCCCTACTGGACGCTGCTCTTCAGCGACATCATTGTCTTTGCCAAGGTCAGCCGGGATCGGGTGCTCTTCATCACCGAGGAGCCCATACCCATTGCCAATGTGGTGGACTCCTGCTTCCACATGCGCAAGAAGA CCACCGAGTTCCGTCTGACTGTGGATCCCAATGGCCGTCTGGCCGAGAGCCCCACTGGCTACTGTGCCCCGGATCTCACCCGCACCCCGAAGAGAGGAGCCCGGCGGAAGAGCCTCATCCTGAGAGCTCCCTCCCTGGAGCTGAAGGCTGTCTGGCAGAATCTGTTGCAGCGTCAGAT ATTTCTGGTGAATGCCGCCCTGGGATCGACGCCTTTATCCAGTCCGTTGGACTCACCGGACGTCCTAAACACCCTCGTGCCCCTGAGCGACATCGGCCTGACCTCCGCCTCGATGGGATCGATGAAGCTGCCGTCGCTGGACAGCATACACctgaagcagcagcagaaacagcag CGCAGCAATAATTCCCATACAGCGGCCACCGATCGATCCGTGGATCGGTCCCACGGCCACTCCCACAGCGGCCACAGCGGCCATGCCGTGGAGCAGATCGAGCTGCTGATCGACGAGAAGTGCCGCATCCTGAACAAGACCGGGACACCCAAGTCGAGTGCCCTGCACCTGGCCAACTGGATGAAGGGTCAGCTGgacaagcagcagcagcaggctcGTCTGGCGGCCATCGCCAGGTCGCAGGAGAACGTCAGTGCCGAGGACGAGCAGTTGATATTTAATAGCGATAGCGAGCAGGACGAAAGGATCACCTACTGGACGCGCCAGCAGCTGGAGAAGCGTACCAAGGAGCTCAATCTGGCCAAGGAGAACGGCGGACTGTCGGCCAAGCCGAATTTTGGCGGGAAACGCCTCAGCGGAGTGGAGGAGCTCAGCATGAGTGCCACCTCGGACATCTATTCCACCACGTCGGAGGCCGAGGGCGTGACGAGTCAGATCAGTCAGTCGCACAGCACAACGTCGGATAGTCAG ATCACCGTTCGCTCGAGTCCCATTGTCCTGGACAAGCTGGCCGTGTGCCGGCACTGCCACAAGAACTGCCAGCAAAGTGGCGGTGGGGCAGTGCGTCCTGGTGGCGTCAACACGTCCAGCTCCACGCCCGTCCTCCTCTGCAACTCCCTGAAGGTGCAGCACAGCCAGTCCTCCCCGAATCGGTGCTGCAAGGCGGCCGGGGAGAATGGCGTCGAGAAAAGATCAGAGACCAGAACTGGCACCAGGACGGGAACGGAGACCGGGACGGGCAGCATGACCAGCATGTCCAGTAGCACAATAACCGGGGAGTTCTCATCCAAAGTAGTGGCTAGCAGCAGTCGCCGGGAGACCGGCGACACGGAGAGCGATGTCGCCCAACTGATCACCGACGAAATCTCGATCTCCCAATCAGAGGCGACGGATGACAGTGTTGGGGCGATCccgaacagcagcagcagtgccGGTGATTCCAAACTACGTCATCTAGAACAGAATACAGTCACAGCCACCACAGCTAGTCCATCCCTGCCCAATGGTCACTGTAGTGGGGGAACTGGGGGTTCGCCCAAGCCACTGCCACCGCCCCGTCGCACCCGAATCGTGGCCCAGATGTGCCAGGAGCCGGCCCGGCCCAAGGCCAACCAGCAGGTGAAGGCCATTGTCACCATAACGGAGACGGCCCGCATCATGCGGAGCAGTCCCACAAAGGGATCGAGCTCCGTGGGCGGATCACCGGCCAAGTACTCGGCCTGCCACTGTCGATGCCAGCCGGAGGACTTCACCAACGCCCAGCTCTCGCCGGACAAGATGGAGCACCAGACCTGCAAGCTCCTCGAATCCCCCAAGCAAACAGCCACCACCAtgaagcagcagcaggagaagCAGGAGGACGAGCAGCTGTCCCTCATGCTCATCGGCCTGGCCCAGTTCGCGCCGGCGGCCAAGCTTTGCGGCCAGGACCGGATGGCCAAGGAGGAGAAGAGCCTGAGCAGCAGCACGCCCACCATAGCGGTGGTGCCGCCCACTCCCGACGCCGTGCTCACGAAGACCACCACCCACGTGTGGGACAACAGCGGCTGCTCCTCGAACGGCACGGGCACggccaccaccagcaccgccaccaccaccaccaagcAGCCCCGGCAGGCCATCATCGAGAACATACCCGAGGATTCGTGCGACGAGTCGCCCCTGGACGAGGAGCCCCCCTACCGGCCCATGAGCAGTGCCCTGCGGCGCTTCGGCACGATGTCCAGCCTGGAGAAGCTGCCCTCCGACGATCGGATGGACGAGGCCGACGAGCTGGACGACGACCTGGAGCCCTACACCTCCAACGGTCATGGATCTCCACCGCAGAACGACGAGGATGACGAGGAGGAGGCCCGCTCGGACAAGGCTCTGGTGCAGAACGATCTGGGAGGCGCCAGTTCCTCGTCGGGCATCCTCGTCAATGGCGATGTCCTGGCCAGCGGGGCCTGGACGAACCGGGCCGGTGCCTTTGTCTCCGACAAGATGTCCTTCTTCGAGGAGTCGCGGGCCTTCATCGACAAGTACCTGGGCCGATGGAACGCCGGGGAGGCCCAGCAGCAGACGCAGCAGCAGTCGCACCACCAGCCCGGAACCGCTTCGGAGACGGACGAGCAGATGGACGAGTGCACCTCGGGAGCCACCAGCGGCGAGGAGGTGTGGGGCACACCCACCAGCGGCGGAGACAACGACGACCAGGACATGCAGCTGATAAACTCGGAGAACACCCATTCG TCGCCCACCAAGTCGAGCACCTCTCTGAACGATGACGACGACACGGAACTGATGATGGACGAACTACTGATGGCCCCACCGATGACGGCCAGCACGATCCGAGGACTTCTGCCACG GGGGAAGCAACGACCAATGGCCACTACCTAG